Proteins found in one Crassostrea angulata isolate pt1a10 chromosome 3, ASM2561291v2, whole genome shotgun sequence genomic segment:
- the LOC128177230 gene encoding paired box protein Pax-1-like yields the protein MEQSTFGEVNQLGGVFVNGRPLPNAIRLRIVELAQLGVRPCDISRQLRVSHGCVSKILARYNETGSILPGAIGGSKPRVTTPNVVKHIKMYKERDPGIFAWEIRDKLLADGVCDKYNVPSVSSISRILRNKIGNNPTPTPISQGYDNKNPTIMTQPTAPAPIYNHQFYPYSCSTPSIPPVHSSQMPVSQPLAQLNPNKPPQPASNCVTPCMMRAWATSSHSVNDILGFRPPPMQQPMAPHHQPLPQDNMGNLGQNYNMNYYAMKPTSVAPMYLQS from the exons ATGG AACAGTCGACGTTTGGTGAGGTGAACCAACTCGGAGGCGTTTTCGTCAATGGTCGCCCACTCCCAAACGCAATCCGCCTCCGAATTGTCGAGCTGGCTCAGCTTGGGGTACGGCCATGTGATATTTCCCGCCAACTCCGGGTGTCACACGGGTGTGTGAGTAAAATACTAGCCAGATACAATGAAACAGGTTCCATTTTACCGGGGGCTATCGGTGGAAGTAAACCACGCGTGACAACGCCGAATGTAGTCAAGCATATCAAAATGTACAAAGAGCGGGATCCAGGGATATTTGCATGGGAGATAAGGGACAAACTTCTGGCTGATGGAGTGTGTGATAAATACAACGTTCCCTCTGTGAGCTCCATAAGTCGAATTCTTCGGAACAAAATCGGCAACAACCCTACCCCAACACCCATCAGTCAAGGGTACGACAATAAAAACCCAACCATAATGACACAACCCACTGCGCCTGCGCCGATTTACAACCATCAGTTCTACCCGTATTCTTGCTCGACCCCCTCCATACCGCCTGTGCACTCATCACAAATGCCTGTCTCTCAACCACTTGCTCAACTCAACCCCAACAAGCCACCCCAGCCGGCCTCGAACTGTGTCACTCCGTGCATGATGAGGGCTTGGGCGACCTCGTCACATTCCGTTAACGACATTTTAGGCTTTCGTCCCCCTCCCATGCAGCAACCCATGGCCCCTCATCACCAGCCCCTCCCTCAGGACAACATGGGAAACTTAGGACAGAATTATAACATGAACTACTATGCCATGAAGCCTACCAGTGTGGCCCCGATGTATCTGCAGAGTTGA